The sequence TTCGCAGCAAGGTTAAAAAGTATTTGCCCTAAAAACAATAAGGCGAAGAATGCCGGTGCCCCCATGGACCCTTCCTCAACGACTTTTGATAACACGTATTTCAAGTTGATCCTCCAAGGAAAAAGCCTGTTCTCTTCAGACCAAGCTCTTCTCACAAGTACAGGGACTAAAGATTTAGTTTCCAAGTTTGCTACCTCCAAAGATACTTTCTCAGAGGCATTTGTCAAATCTATGATCAGAATGAGCAGCATCACAGGTGGCCAGGAGGTTAGGAAGGACTGTAGGGTGGTAAATTAAGGATCTCTCAGCTTAGTTCTAGTCAATTCTAAACCATGAGAGATGAATGATCGATCAAACATAATTCTTTCGTTGGATAGGAACACAAGAAACCTCAATCCAAAATAGCGATAATGGACAAGTATTTTGtatgaaattgaaataaaattgatgCATAGTGTTCTATTGCATAGTGTTTCATATTGGACTAAGGAGCATGGCATGcactaaaatcaataaatcaaTGCAACAAGGCAAAATTTGGTTGGTACATATAAACAAGCAACCACTCCTTGTACCTAAAAGTTACACCTGGACACAGGAATTGGTAGATAAGCAGGTATTTAGTCCATCTACTCTACCAATCCTAATATGTCATTAATCCAAATACTGTTAACAAGCTAACCCTTTACTACTCTAGCATAAATAGCTCGTGAATACAAAACAGAATTTAGCAACACTTCCAACACAGAAATCCACACAAGTGTTCCATTCATAAATTAGCAAAATTCTCTAACAAATGACAGAATTGCTAACTCAGCCAGTCTCTAAAGATAGCATCACTTACAGTTGAAGTCTACTTTTGGTAATCAAATTTCATTTATTGGGCATAAAATCGAAGAAATCAAAACTAAGCATAACTAATGAAATTTACCCTTGCAATAACTTGAATGTCCAAAGCAATCACCTTGCCTTGGCAATGTTACTCTCCTGTGACAGTGAGAAGCAAAAGATGCGATCAGAGAGACTGCTTGACCAGGACTTCCAAGGTGTTAAACCAAGCTATTGCTTACATTAGTCTGCTCATTGTTTAACATGATCTCTGCCAGTTGAATGTTGCCACTTAACCCAGAAGCCTTGTGGGATGGCATGAAAGAAAATCCATCAAGAAGCTTCACACATTTTAAACCCCACTTCACCATCAAGAATTCAATAAGATGGTGTCCACTGCACATCATTACAACAGCCAAAAAGCTAATAAAGATTACATGACAAAGAGAATACACATGCTATACAATAATATTAGATCAGAAAACAGATGAACAAGTACCTTCGGTTATGATAAGTTGTGATGAAGACAGAACCTGGAGATTTCTGGAGCAGGAATGTCACAGTGGCAAAGAGGTCATCAAACGCTTACACACAGAAAAGGCAACTGATTTTTCAACTGAAGTGAGTTGGATTAAATAAAAGGGTTGGTGAAAAAGCTATacagaaattaaatttaccGCTGGATTCATAAAGTACATCAGCACCAAGAATGATATTCGGCTTCAAATCAAATATAGATATATTCCAAATTCCCCATGTTAGTCCCAGTACCTACATGTTAAAAGGAACAAAAATTTCCTGATAATGAAATGTCAAGACCAAATATGAAAAACCAGCAATATCAGCATCGCGGTTTTACTTTACACTTAAGCTTATTCAGGTAACACACTTTTCTGATGTTGTCCAGCACCTGTCAGTacagaaacaaaaacaaaatattaaaactactGTCGTTTCACAGAAgacaaattacaaaataataatcatcCATCCAAACGACAGATTGCATTCAAACAAACATCATCTAAAACAAAGCAAACTACATGCCGTTTAATACCAAAacaaaacacaataaaaattactGAAACCTCAAGGCTATTAGAGTCATCAGTGAGAGTGACATGAGAGCCCAACTTAGCAGCAGCCAATCCAGGCAAAGAAGTCCCAGCTCCGAGCTGCAAGCTAAacagttaattatataaacaacaataagtagtaaaagaaaagaaaaattcggATTTTTCgaattgaagaaaatgagTTCTTGAAATTGGGAATACCTCAACGACATCAGCACCAGAAAATCGCTCTCTTTGTTGCCAAATGTACTCGGCAAGAATTACGCTACAAGGCCACACAAATAGCCCGTACTCTTCCTTCATATTCtgttcaaaattaataataataataatcatcgtcactattataatttatatatatcactgttaatttttagtttgaaaaagaaattaaaagaaagagcacCTCAATTGTAGAGACGGAGAAAGCTGGTTTTTCCAGGCCGTCACCAAAAACATGATGAGATACCGTCGACATATTTCGGTGCGATGGTTCTTCGTCGTCGTCTTTGCCTTTCATTCCACCCTGCTCAAGTTTTCAATTGAATTTGTTTCGTTGTAAattggaaaagaagaaaggtaaCTGCAATTTGCATTGAACTTTGTTGAATTACAGTGAGTTTAGAGAGTGGCAGAGTCTCACGTGAGAAGAACGTGAGGTGAAGAACAAAGAGCGGTTTATTTTGGCGCTCTAGAAAAAAGAGCGGAGGCCAGTGTTCACGACGGAAATATTAACCCATCAACAGAAGGGCTTAATTGACACCAAATAAAGATTAGGGGCtcaattgtttttatttttgacttttatttatttattaattataacttcTTAAGAAAAATGTTTAGGTTGTTActgctatttttttatatacattctCCCATGGAGAATATCTAAAAAGACAGtcaataaagataaaaaaaaatttagtatctaatagaaaatataaacttaaaacctcttttttttttttttgaaaatgctCTTACGATTTGAATTAtatcttaaatattatttaaaattaaatttatttaataaactaatttgtatttaaaaaataaataaagaattaatttactaattaaaatttatgtcaaatagttaaattaattgaattttaactttttagatagataaatttaaatttttaaaatctaaaaattagataaatttgAGGTGAGTAACTCactcttattaaattatattaacttaattattatttttaaattagaaaaaaaaatagaactcTCCTCTCACTATCATCCACCCTCACCATATTCATTATTTCTCTTCTGACATGACCACCCCTCCCATCCATTTTCAGAAGAGTTGAATATTAGCAACATATATTCAatccattttctttaaggaGGATTGCAAAATACACTTACTGACTTCATCGAATTTTGGGCTTAAAtggtttttaaaatataagttttaaGTTTATTTGTTGACAATGATAAAGATTCAGCCTATCTAATTATTCAGCACAAGTTTAGTGTAAATTGACATTTTATCCTTTGAAAAACCTAGTCATATAtgcaatattttttctaaaataagtataagaatatgatttataatttataattttaaatacgttcttttttaaataaacataccatataaattataataaaaaaatatagtcaTTATACAATTTTGATATGTCATTGCTCATTTTGTTgagctattattattatgttttgtgtatctagtaatatcaattaaaatttaataatttatgattttattatttgattattataacaatttttttaaaataataactttttaaactacgatttaacaataaaaataaaaattattaatttttaaatatatataattaaatataaatagcataattattattattaaatatataaaattatataaattaaaatgtttaacagtaatatattttttattatgatttataattgtatattatttttatcaaaaaaatagataatcaAAACTGAAATACAGTACAAATTAGATGGTATTTTTCCTTTCGCTcatcctttcttttctttttttcctaatGAAGTGTGTCTtttgggaaaagaaaaaggaaaagaaaagaaaagaaaagaaaatatccatGAAATGATTGTAAACAAAAATAGGGAGTGGGTCATGCCTAAAAGAAACAGTAAATCCAATGTCGAGACACGTGGCGCCCATCTCTTTTAAACGTCACTGTATGTAGTCACTACTCACTCACTGCGGTTTCTGGAATCAGCCccaattcttcttcttcttcttcttcttcttcttcaacatCTCCTCACTTCTCTTGTGGTGGTTCACTATACAACCATTGAGCATGGGTTTTTCTAATTACTTGCTAGCTGTCCCTACTGACGCTGCAATTCACCCTAAAACTACCTTTCTCAACCCATCTTCttctactactactactactattaCTGACTCTCTTTCTGTATCTTTCTCTTACTCTTTTACGCCTAAAAGACTCTCCTTCTTTCCCTCAGTCCCAGCAATCGGACACAAAggtaaattctttattcttccAATTACTTCTActtcttgaaaattttatatgtaatttcaTTTTGGGTTGGGAGGTCCAGAAATTGTAAGATATCAATTCCGTTCTATTTGGTTACTTGTTAGATTCAGTTCTTTCaacctataaaataaattctattttggAACAAACCATTTgcaaaaattcaattcaaacttCATGTCAGTTTTGGCatgatttgatttctttcagAATGCCTTgaattgaataaatttaacTCTAGCAACTATAAACTTTCGAAACATGAGAATTAACTAAATGGAACTCAATTGAACTGAATTCTTGCGTATTTAGATTTTTCAACTGAATACTTGCATATCATTTTCATCATTTCTTAGTGTCTGGTAAGCCTAAATGTGCAAGAATAGAATTCAATTTAACTCTCTCTCGTTATTTATTCCAAACAAGGCACCTTCTTGATTCattctaaaattatagaaatttgttatttgttgCGATTATGACATTTACCAGtgtacttttttatttttatatcgttttctttcttagtgttGTGACTGTTCTCATTGTGGTTGAGTTGTGTATCAGTCAAGGCAAAGGCACAAGAATCAGAAGTGAATGTAGCAGCAGATACCTTCACTCATTTCAAGCATCTGCTTCTCCCAATCACCGATAGGAACCCTTATCTTTCTGAGGGCACAAGACAGGTCACCTTTCTTTACAcgttatatttctttctctGATTTCATTGGGAAATCATTTGCCTTCTCACCTATTTGATGGGTCCTTTCTGCCTTTTAAGATTAACGACCCTCTTTGCCTCGAGGCTTTTCATTGAGGTTCATTTCTCCTTTTAAGTACTTATTTAGGTTCCTAATGATTCACGCCCATGCATTTAATGTCTCTACTCTGTGAGCTACTCAAACTAATTCATGGGTGGATTTTGTACTATTTTATGTGCGCTTCACATATTGTATATTATTTTCCTATCAGAAAAAGCAGTTAACCTTCCTTTTTGCTATGTTGGTTTCAACTGCCAGAGGCATGTCTGGTCCACCTTCAAGTATATGTTCTTAATGCTTTGACCCATTGTTTTTCAAAATGGTGTTTCTTAAATATCACCTATAAAAGCAACGTCAAACAAACCGTCAAAAGTTAGAGCTTGATACTGGATATAGTAATTGATATACTGATGCAATCCATTTAAGAAATGCTATTGGAGTCTTTATGCCTATGCTACTGTAATGAGAAGTTATGTTTTCTTGCGGCCATAGTGCCCATTGACATATTGTTGTCTTGAAATTTTTCTGTGATTGGGACTTTGTTTATGCATTAATACCCACATACTAATTAATCATTTAACAGGCTGCTGCTACTACTGCTGCGTTGGCAAAGAAATATGGGGCTGACATCACTGTTGTGGGTAAGCAGATTGATCTATGTTATGCTATTGTCATTTTGTTTAAAGGTGTAGCATTCGTAGTGGAGGCTCGGCTTTATTTTACagattctttttaatgcaAGATTTCATAGAATGTAGAACTTTACATTCTTTGCAGTTATTGATGCAAAGCAGAAAGAATCATTGCCAGAGCATGAAGCCCAAATGTCTAGCATCCGTTGGCATCTCTCTGAAGGTCTGTATGTGTTTTTGGCAGGTTTTGCTACAGTTCTAAGAGAggtttctcttttatttctttt comes from Ricinus communis isolate WT05 ecotype wild-type chromosome 5, ASM1957865v1, whole genome shotgun sequence and encodes:
- the LOC8268060 gene encoding probable methyltransferase-like protein 23 isoform X1 — its product is MKGKDDDEEPSHRNMSTVSHHVFGDGLEKPAFSVSTIENMKEEYGLFVWPCSVILAEYIWQQRERFSGADVVELGAGTSLPGLAAAKLGSHVTLTDDSNSLEVLDNIRKVCYLNKLKCKVLGLTWGIWNISIFDLKPNIILGADVLYESSAFDDLFATVTFLLQKSPGSVFITTYHNRSGHHLIEFLMVKWGLKCVKLLDGFSFMPSHKASGLSGNIQLAEIMLNNEQTNESNIAKAR
- the LOC8268060 gene encoding probable methyltransferase-like protein 23 isoform X2, whose protein sequence is MSLSLQLGAGTSLPGLAAAKLGSHVTLTDDSNSLEVLDNIRKVCYLNKLKCKVLGLTWGIWNISIFDLKPNIILGADVLYESSAFDDLFATVTFLLQKSPGSVFITTYHNRSGHHLIEFLMVKWGLKCVKLLDGFSFMPSHKASGLSGNIQLAEIMLNNEQTNESNIAKAR
- the LOC8268061 gene encoding uncharacterized protein LOC8268061; translation: MGFSNYLLAVPTDAAIHPKTTFLNPSSSTTTTTITDSLSVSFSYSFTPKRLSFFPSVPAIGHKVKAKAQESEVNVAADTFTHFKHLLLPITDRNPYLSEGTRQAAATTAALAKKYGADITVVVIDAKQKESLPEHEAQMSSIRWHLSEGGFQEFKLLERLGEGNKPTAIIGEVADDLNLDLVVLSMEAIHSKHVDANLLAEFIPCPVLLLPL